The proteins below are encoded in one region of Oryzias melastigma strain HK-1 linkage group LG7, ASM292280v2, whole genome shotgun sequence:
- the lhfpl4a gene encoding LHFPL tetraspan subfamily member 4 protein yields the protein MLPSQEASKIYHDNYMRNSRAIGVLWAIFTICFAIVNVVVFIQPYWIGDSVNTPQAGYFGLFHYCVGTGPSPSRELTCVGSFSDFSSIPSGAFKAASVFVLLSMVLILSCIGCMALFFFCNTSTVYKTCAWMQLLCGVCLVLGCMIFPDGWDAEVIRDMCGEQTGKYSLGDCSVRWAYMLAIMGILDALILSFLAFVLGNRQTDFYLDDLQTENKDFAVSRIEVRDRREPRYGVQRLR from the exons ATGTTGCCTTCCCAAGAAGCCTCCAAGATCTATCACGACAATTATATGCGCAACTCCCGGGCCATCGGGGTGCTGTGGGCCATCTTCACCATCTGCTTCGCCATCGTCAACGTGGTGGTGTTCATCCAGCCCTACTGGATCGGCGACAGCGTCAACACGCCGCAGGCCGGCTACTTCGGCCTCTTCCACTACTGCGTGGGCACCGGGCCGTCGCCCAGCCGGGAGCTGACGTGCGTGGGCAGCTTCTCCGACTTCAGCTCCATCCCGTCCGGAGCCTTCAAGGCGGCCTCGGTGTTCGTgctgctgtccatggtgctgatcCTCAGCTGCATCGGCTGCATGgcgctcttcttcttctgcaacaCCTCCACCGTTTACAAGACGTGTGCGTGGATGCAGCTGCTGTGCG GAGTATGCCTGGTCCTGGGCTGCATGATCTTCCCAGACGGATGGGACGCGGAGGTGATCCGGGACATGTGCGGGGAGCAGACGGGGAAGTACTCTCTGGGCGATTGTTCTGTGCGCTGGGCCTACATGCTGGCCATCATGGGCATCCTGGACGCCCTCATCCTCTCCTTCCTGGCCTTTGTTCTGGGAAACCGGCAGACGGACTTCTATCTGGACGACCTGCAGACGGAAAACAAAG ATTTCGCTGTGTCCAGG ATTGAAGTGCGGGACAGAAGAGAACCGCGGTACGGAGTGCAGCGTCTCCGCTGA